The Burkholderia ambifaria AMMD genome has a segment encoding these proteins:
- the sctQ gene encoding type III secretion system cytoplasmic ring protein SctQ — MPALSLTNADAGDAANRAPPAAATPAAAAVALDASPYLPRLSAAAARGLSHAYGATAAAPVTLGEHAYEVRWRVDAEPVADAHAYRFVIGPAAGTLWIDPLAENEWLGDAADPAVPAVIRAALLADLAAPLAAALQAATRQRVELLPPPASVPAWRTAPAALRFELRRADGAWRCHGALLFDAPDALAVFFATPVATRADTRAAYAGLPVPLVFEIGRTELTMAELADVVGGDIIAIEHWRAHEQNLLCVARVPAAPAWEITGRPSGNRLTVERIREMPLEPTRTDTPSATTHDASADDAPRSLDSLAVDLRFELPPTSIPLGELGTLQPGAVIELQQGINQSVIHLVANGMLIGTGQLIAVGQKLGVRVVTLTQPAPRER, encoded by the coding sequence CCGACGCCGGCGACGCCGCGAACCGGGCTCCGCCCGCCGCCGCCACCCCGGCCGCCGCCGCGGTCGCGCTCGACGCGTCGCCCTATCTGCCGCGCCTGTCCGCCGCCGCCGCGCGCGGGCTGTCGCACGCATACGGCGCGACGGCCGCGGCTCCGGTCACGCTCGGCGAACACGCGTACGAGGTGCGCTGGCGCGTCGATGCCGAACCGGTCGCCGACGCCCATGCGTACCGCTTCGTCATCGGCCCGGCCGCCGGCACGCTGTGGATCGATCCGCTCGCCGAAAACGAGTGGCTCGGCGACGCGGCCGACCCGGCCGTGCCGGCCGTGATCCGCGCGGCGCTGCTCGCCGATCTCGCCGCGCCGCTCGCCGCCGCGCTGCAGGCCGCGACGCGGCAGCGCGTGGAATTGCTGCCGCCGCCCGCGAGCGTGCCCGCGTGGCGCACCGCGCCGGCCGCGCTGCGCTTCGAGCTGCGTCGCGCCGACGGCGCGTGGCGCTGCCATGGCGCGCTGCTGTTCGATGCGCCGGACGCGCTCGCGGTGTTCTTCGCGACGCCGGTGGCCACGCGAGCCGATACGCGCGCCGCGTATGCGGGCCTGCCGGTGCCGCTGGTATTCGAGATCGGCCGGACCGAGCTGACGATGGCCGAGCTGGCCGACGTCGTCGGCGGCGACATCATCGCGATCGAGCACTGGCGCGCGCACGAGCAGAACCTGCTGTGCGTTGCACGGGTGCCGGCCGCGCCGGCGTGGGAAATCACCGGACGGCCGTCGGGCAACCGGCTGACCGTCGAACGAATCAGGGAGATGCCTTTGGAACCGACCCGCACCGATACCCCGTCCGCGACCACGCACGACGCGTCGGCCGACGATGCGCCGCGCTCGCTCGACAGCCTCGCGGTCGACCTGCGTTTCGAGTTGCCGCCCACGTCGATCCCGCTCGGCGAGCTCGGCACGCTGCAGCCCGGCGCGGTGATCGAACTGCAGCAAGGGATCAACCAGAGCGTGATCCATCTCGTCGCGAACGGGATGCTGATCGGCACCGGCCAGCTGATCGCGGTCGGCCAGAAGCTCGGCGTGCGCGTCGTCACGCTGACGCAGCCCGCGCCGCGCGAGCGCTGA
- the sctR gene encoding type III secretion system export apparatus subunit SctR, producing the protein MGNLPNPVALIAVIAALGIAPFAALMVTSYTKLVVVLGLLRSALGIQQVPPNLVLNGIALILSLFIMAPVGMSIRDALQSRHFDASGQLSTSDIGVLADAALPPIKDFLVSHTRQRDREFFVRTATSVWPKNRADGIKDDDLLVLVPSFTLAELTKAFQIGFVIYIVFIVVDLLVANILLALGMQMISPTTISVPFKLLLFVALDGWSLLVHGLVLSYRVAGAG; encoded by the coding sequence ATGGGCAACCTGCCGAATCCGGTCGCGCTGATCGCGGTGATCGCCGCGCTCGGCATCGCGCCGTTCGCGGCGCTGATGGTGACGAGCTATACGAAGCTCGTGGTCGTGCTCGGCCTGCTGCGCTCCGCGCTCGGCATCCAGCAGGTGCCGCCGAACCTCGTACTGAACGGCATCGCGCTGATCCTGTCGCTGTTCATCATGGCGCCGGTCGGGATGTCGATCCGCGACGCGCTGCAGTCGCGCCACTTCGATGCATCGGGGCAACTGTCGACTTCCGATATCGGCGTACTCGCCGATGCCGCGCTGCCGCCGATCAAGGATTTCCTGGTGTCGCATACGCGGCAGCGCGACCGCGAATTCTTCGTGCGCACCGCGACGTCGGTCTGGCCGAAGAATCGCGCGGACGGCATCAAGGACGACGACCTGCTCGTGCTGGTGCCGAGCTTCACGCTCGCCGAGCTGACCAAGGCGTTCCAGATCGGCTTCGTGATCTATATCGTGTTCATCGTCGTCGACCTGCTGGTCGCGAACATCCTGCTCGCGCTCGGGATGCAGATGATCTCGCCGACGACGATCTCGGTGCCGTTCAAGCTGCTGCTGTTCGTCGCGCTCGACGGCTGGTCGCTGCTCGTGCACGGGCTCGTGCTGTCGTACCGCGTGGCGGGGGCGGGATGA
- a CDS encoding lytic transglycosylase domain-containing protein: MNARGPRSAVASLCALVTTLALALAWAGLLPRSAHAAGNAAGFAQLARACAPNIDPDTLAALVHTESGFNPYAIGVVGGHLARQPASLDEARATVSELAARGFSYSVGLAQVNERNFAKYGLDDTTMFEPCRNLRAGGAILTECFARSSNTGRPAQAALRAALSCYYSGNFTTGFSSGYVSRVVASAQRNAREGGVEPIPVVRDVPPPARQRRMDAAATTPPEHARRLASPAASADAPSCHARPVVMMCRGLSASQAKRLCVRCLDQ, from the coding sequence ATGAACGCGCGCGGCCCGCGCTCCGCCGTTGCGAGCCTGTGTGCGCTGGTCACGACGCTCGCACTAGCGCTCGCATGGGCGGGCCTGCTGCCGCGCAGCGCGCACGCGGCCGGCAACGCCGCGGGCTTCGCGCAGCTCGCGCGCGCCTGCGCGCCGAATATCGACCCCGACACGCTCGCCGCGCTGGTGCACACCGAATCCGGTTTCAATCCGTATGCGATCGGCGTGGTCGGCGGCCATCTGGCGCGCCAGCCCGCGTCGCTCGACGAAGCGCGCGCGACCGTGAGCGAGCTGGCCGCGCGCGGCTTCAGCTACAGCGTCGGCCTCGCGCAGGTGAACGAGCGCAATTTCGCGAAATACGGCCTCGACGATACGACGATGTTCGAGCCGTGCCGCAACCTGCGGGCGGGCGGCGCAATCCTGACCGAATGCTTCGCGCGTTCGTCGAACACCGGCCGCCCCGCGCAGGCCGCGCTGCGCGCGGCGCTGTCGTGCTACTACAGCGGCAACTTCACGACCGGTTTCTCGAGCGGCTATGTGAGCCGGGTCGTCGCAAGTGCGCAGCGCAACGCACGCGAAGGCGGCGTCGAGCCGATTCCGGTGGTGCGCGACGTGCCGCCGCCGGCGCGGCAGCGACGCATGGATGCAGCCGCCACCACGCCGCCCGAACATGCGCGCCGGCTCGCGTCGCCCGCGGCATCGGCCGACGCGCCGTCGTGCCACGCGCGCCCGGTCGTGATGATGTGTCGTGGGTTGTCGGCAAGCCAGGCGAAGCGGCTGTGCGTGCGGTGTCTCGATCAGTGA
- the asnB gene encoding asparagine synthase (glutamine-hydrolyzing), which produces MCGIDGFLNSVAFDEETARGTLARMTTSLAHRGPDGQGLWVDPEAGIALGHRRLAIVDLSVHGRQPMASACGRYVMVFNGEIYNHRELRAELERAGRAPAWRGHSDSEVLIAAIVAWGVEATLRRATGMFAFALWNRASRVLTLARDRIGEKPLYYGRIGDALVFASELKALRGYPGFDGTIDRDALCLYLRQSSVPAPHTIYRGISKLPPGTFIQFEHARDTPPVRAYWTLEQAIEAGRERPFEGNADEAVGQLDAILRQAVARQMEADVPLGAFLSGGIDSSAIVALMQAQSTNPVDTFTIGFHEAGYDEAGYAKAVARHLGTRHTELYVTADHALGVVPKLPTIYDEPFADASQIPTFLVSELTRRHVKVSLSGDGGDELFGGYTRYFLTPRLWRKLHRVPAAVRARIAAALHALRPDHADQLAAVAQGAWSGVEARESASRIGDRLHKLGHVMTAESRIGLYRLLMSSVHHPERIALAGKEPPTPLDTVSAWPAHLSFAEQAMAIDTLTYLPTDILAKVDRAAMAVSLETRMPFLDHHVVEFAWRVPASVRLPEGQSKALLRRLLDQYVPSSLIDRPKQGFCAPVDHWLRGALRDWADALLQPSRLRDEGFFDAQAVERLWRQHQSGRMNWQHQLWTVLMFQAWLEAQRAA; this is translated from the coding sequence ATGTGCGGAATCGACGGCTTTTTGAATAGCGTCGCCTTCGATGAGGAGACAGCGCGCGGCACACTCGCGCGAATGACGACGAGCCTCGCGCATCGCGGGCCGGACGGGCAGGGCCTCTGGGTCGACCCGGAAGCCGGTATCGCGCTCGGCCACCGGCGGCTGGCGATCGTCGATCTGTCGGTCCATGGCCGGCAGCCGATGGCATCCGCGTGCGGCCGCTACGTCATGGTCTTCAACGGCGAAATCTACAACCATCGCGAGTTGCGCGCGGAGCTCGAGCGCGCGGGTCGTGCACCGGCGTGGCGCGGCCACTCCGACAGCGAGGTGCTGATCGCGGCGATCGTCGCGTGGGGCGTCGAGGCGACGCTGCGGCGCGCGACCGGCATGTTCGCGTTCGCGCTGTGGAATCGCGCGTCGCGGGTGCTGACGCTCGCGCGCGACCGCATCGGCGAGAAGCCGCTCTACTACGGCCGGATCGGCGACGCGCTGGTGTTCGCGTCGGAGCTGAAGGCGCTGCGCGGCTATCCGGGCTTCGACGGCACGATCGATCGCGACGCGCTGTGCCTGTACCTGCGCCAGTCGAGCGTACCCGCGCCGCATACGATCTATCGCGGCATCAGCAAGCTGCCGCCGGGCACCTTCATCCAGTTCGAGCACGCGCGCGACACGCCGCCCGTGCGCGCGTACTGGACGCTCGAGCAGGCGATCGAGGCGGGCCGCGAGCGGCCGTTCGAGGGCAACGCCGACGAGGCCGTCGGGCAGCTCGACGCGATCCTGCGGCAGGCCGTCGCGCGGCAGATGGAAGCCGACGTGCCGCTCGGCGCGTTCCTGTCCGGCGGCATCGATTCGTCGGCGATCGTCGCGCTGATGCAGGCGCAGTCGACGAACCCCGTCGACACGTTCACGATCGGCTTTCACGAGGCCGGCTACGACGAGGCCGGCTATGCGAAGGCGGTCGCGCGCCATCTCGGCACGCGGCATACCGAACTCTACGTGACGGCCGACCATGCGCTCGGCGTCGTGCCGAAACTGCCGACAATCTACGACGAGCCGTTCGCCGATGCGTCGCAGATCCCGACCTTCCTCGTGTCGGAGCTGACGCGCCGGCACGTGAAGGTGAGCCTGTCCGGTGACGGCGGCGACGAGCTGTTCGGCGGCTATACGCGCTATTTCCTGACGCCGCGCCTGTGGCGCAAGCTGCATCGCGTGCCGGCGGCCGTGCGCGCGCGGATCGCCGCCGCGCTGCACGCGCTGCGCCCCGATCATGCGGACCAGCTCGCGGCGGTCGCGCAGGGCGCGTGGAGCGGCGTGGAAGCGCGCGAATCGGCGTCCCGCATCGGCGACCGGCTGCACAAGCTCGGCCATGTGATGACGGCCGAGAGCCGGATCGGGTTGTACCGGCTGCTGATGTCGTCGGTGCATCATCCGGAGCGCATCGCGCTCGCCGGGAAGGAGCCGCCGACGCCGCTCGATACCGTGTCCGCCTGGCCTGCGCACCTGAGCTTCGCCGAGCAGGCGATGGCGATCGACACGCTTACGTACCTGCCGACCGACATTCTCGCGAAGGTCGACCGCGCGGCGATGGCCGTAAGCCTCGAGACGCGCATGCCGTTCCTCGATCATCACGTCGTCGAATTCGCGTGGCGCGTGCCCGCGTCGGTGCGTTTGCCGGAAGGGCAGTCGAAGGCGCTGCTGCGCCGGCTGCTGGACCAGTACGTGCCGTCGTCGCTGATCGACCGGCCGAAGCAGGGCTTCTGCGCGCCCGTCGATCACTGGCTGCGCGGCGCATTGCGCGACTGGGCCGACGCGCTGCTGCAGCCGTCGCGGCTGCGCGACGAGGGCTTCTTCGATGCGCAGGCGGTCGAGCGGCTGTGGCGGCAGCATCAGTCGGGCCGGATGAACTGGCAGCACCAGCTGTGGACGGTGCTGATGTTTCAGGCGTGGCTGGAGGCCCAGCGCGCCGCGTGA
- a CDS encoding EscU/YscU/HrcU family type III secretion system export apparatus switch protein has translation MAEKDQKPTAKRLRDARQKGDVPKSAETISSAFFVGVCVALAVGLGTLFARLQALFRLVFDAAGAADPSARLAALIDGAARDWAMLSAQIVAAGLLAGLLAGFVQVGGVMAWSRLVPQLSRLNPAEGLKNMWSMRNLVNLAKMLLKTVLLAATLGWLIVESLDPSVQSGFTRPMSILALIVKLLMLLFGWAALIYIVMALIDIVHQRHEFNQKMKMSIEEVRREHKEDEGDPHIEAKRRQLAREAQFSSLQDRIGFASVVVYSSSVAVALYYGGIGTLPWVLARGEGEAAERIVRLARDALRPTLANAGLAHALYDSTPEKGTIQQQHFREVAQLLKWATGAV, from the coding sequence ATGGCCGAAAAAGACCAGAAGCCGACCGCGAAACGCCTGCGCGACGCGCGCCAGAAAGGCGATGTGCCGAAGAGCGCGGAGACGATCTCGTCGGCATTCTTCGTCGGCGTGTGCGTCGCGCTCGCCGTGGGGCTCGGCACGCTGTTCGCGCGGCTGCAGGCGCTGTTCCGGCTCGTGTTCGACGCGGCCGGCGCGGCGGACCCGTCCGCGCGGCTCGCGGCGCTGATCGACGGCGCCGCGCGCGACTGGGCCATGCTGTCCGCGCAGATCGTCGCGGCCGGATTGCTGGCCGGCCTGCTCGCGGGCTTCGTGCAGGTGGGCGGCGTGATGGCATGGAGCCGGCTCGTGCCGCAGCTGTCGCGGCTCAATCCGGCCGAGGGGCTGAAGAACATGTGGTCGATGCGCAACCTCGTGAACCTCGCGAAGATGCTGCTGAAGACCGTGCTGCTGGCCGCGACGCTCGGCTGGCTGATCGTCGAGTCGCTCGACCCGTCGGTGCAGTCGGGCTTCACGCGGCCGATGTCGATTCTCGCGCTGATCGTGAAGCTGCTGATGCTGCTGTTCGGTTGGGCCGCGCTGATCTATATCGTGATGGCGCTGATCGACATCGTGCACCAGCGGCACGAATTCAATCAGAAAATGAAAATGTCGATCGAGGAAGTGCGCCGCGAGCACAAGGAAGACGAAGGCGACCCGCATATCGAGGCGAAGCGCAGGCAGCTCGCGCGCGAAGCGCAGTTCTCGTCGCTGCAGGACCGGATCGGCTTCGCGTCGGTGGTCGTCTATTCGTCGAGCGTCGCGGTCGCGCTCTACTACGGCGGGATCGGCACGCTGCCGTGGGTGCTTGCGCGCGGCGAGGGCGAGGCGGCCGAACGGATCGTGCGGCTCGCGCGCGACGCGTTGCGCCCGACGCTCGCGAACGCCGGCCTCGCGCATGCGCTATACGACAGCACGCCTGAAAAGGGCACGATCCAGCAGCAGCATTTCCGCGAGGTCGCGCAGTTGCTGAAGTGGGCGACGGGCGCTGTCTGA
- the sctT gene encoding type III secretion system export apparatus subunit SctT, protein MLDHAANFNDIAGTLRPLLYVMPRLLPIMFVVPVFNEQIITGLVRNGIAVVIAAFVAPVIDPAQVAALPFLMWCLLVAKEAVVGMLLAGAFSAVLFAIQGVGYLIDFQTGSGSAAFFDPMGGHEGGPTSGFLNFVAIALFVTAGGLQVLVQLFAQSYAWWPIGSLGPDFSSMLETFVVRQTDTIFEWMVKLAAPVIIVLVLVELGIGLVGRAVPQLNIFVFAQPVKSALAVLMMVLFLPVVYASLHALLSPDSGLMALLRALFAAHGGA, encoded by the coding sequence ATGCTAGACCACGCGGCGAACTTCAACGACATCGCCGGCACGCTGCGCCCGCTGCTCTACGTGATGCCGCGGCTGCTGCCGATCATGTTCGTCGTGCCGGTGTTCAACGAGCAGATCATCACGGGCCTCGTGCGCAACGGGATCGCGGTCGTGATTGCCGCGTTCGTCGCGCCGGTGATCGACCCGGCGCAGGTCGCCGCGCTGCCGTTCCTGATGTGGTGCCTGCTCGTCGCGAAGGAGGCGGTGGTCGGCATGCTGCTCGCGGGCGCGTTCAGCGCGGTGCTGTTCGCGATCCAGGGCGTCGGCTACCTGATCGATTTCCAGACCGGCAGCGGCAGCGCCGCGTTCTTCGATCCGATGGGTGGCCACGAAGGCGGCCCAACGTCGGGATTCCTCAATTTCGTCGCGATCGCGCTGTTCGTGACAGCGGGCGGCCTGCAGGTGCTCGTGCAGCTGTTCGCGCAGTCGTATGCGTGGTGGCCGATCGGCTCGCTCGGCCCGGACTTCTCGTCGATGCTCGAGACCTTCGTCGTGCGGCAGACCGACACGATCTTCGAATGGATGGTGAAGCTCGCCGCGCCGGTGATCATCGTGCTGGTGCTCGTCGAGCTCGGCATCGGCCTCGTCGGCCGCGCGGTGCCGCAGCTGAACATCTTCGTGTTCGCGCAGCCGGTGAAGAGCGCGCTCGCGGTGCTGATGATGGTGCTGTTCCTGCCGGTGGTGTACGCGTCGCTGCATGCGCTGCTGAGCCCCGACAGCGGGTTGATGGCGCTGCTGCGTGCGCTGTTCGCCGCGCACGGCGGCGCGTGA
- the sctN gene encoding type III secretion system ATPase SctN, producing the protein MNGPLDDPQSFGDGSDDDAAPFDRGRLVGDLDAGLAFFSPVSVQGRVNHAVGQILNATGIRARLGEICELRTPNQPTLLAEVVGFSRQTTLLTPLGDVAGLSPETTVVPSGREHVFPVGEALFGRVLDGLGRPLDDRGPVTGAAWVSTQQDPPNPLARKMIDTPFPTGVRVIDGLMTLGIGQRVGIFAPSGVGKSTLLGMIARGAQADVNVIALVGERGREVREFIEHSLSPEVRARSIVVVSTSDRPAMERVKSALVATAIAEHFRDAGKRVLLLVDSLTRFARAQREVGLASGEPPTRRSFPPSTFAVLPRLLERAGQGATGSITALYTVLVEGDEESDPIAEEVRSILDGHIVLSRKIALANRYPAIDVLASLSRVMPLVASRAHQQSAARVRELIAKYQEIELLVQIGEYREGSDRLGDLALRARDAIGAFCAQGSHEDVRFDALLAKLTKLANDHV; encoded by the coding sequence ATGAACGGGCCGCTCGACGATCCGCAGTCATTCGGTGACGGCAGCGACGACGATGCCGCGCCGTTCGATCGCGGCCGCCTCGTCGGCGACCTCGATGCGGGGCTCGCGTTCTTCTCGCCGGTGTCGGTGCAGGGCCGCGTCAATCATGCGGTCGGACAGATCCTCAACGCGACCGGGATCCGCGCGCGGCTCGGGGAGATCTGCGAGCTGCGCACGCCGAACCAGCCGACGCTGCTCGCCGAAGTGGTCGGCTTCTCGCGGCAGACCACCTTGCTCACGCCGCTCGGCGACGTGGCCGGCCTGTCGCCGGAGACGACCGTCGTGCCGTCGGGGCGCGAGCATGTATTCCCGGTCGGCGAAGCGCTGTTCGGCCGCGTGCTCGACGGGCTCGGCCGGCCGCTCGACGATCGCGGGCCGGTGACGGGCGCCGCGTGGGTCTCGACGCAGCAGGACCCGCCCAATCCGCTCGCGCGCAAGATGATCGACACGCCGTTTCCGACCGGCGTGCGCGTAATCGACGGCCTGATGACGCTCGGCATCGGCCAGCGCGTCGGCATCTTCGCGCCGTCGGGTGTCGGCAAGAGCACGCTGCTCGGGATGATCGCGCGCGGCGCGCAGGCCGACGTGAACGTGATCGCGCTGGTCGGCGAACGCGGCCGCGAAGTGCGCGAGTTCATCGAGCACAGCCTGTCGCCCGAGGTGCGCGCGCGCTCGATCGTCGTCGTGTCGACGTCCGATCGTCCGGCGATGGAACGCGTGAAATCCGCGCTGGTCGCGACCGCGATCGCCGAGCATTTCCGCGATGCGGGCAAGCGCGTGCTGCTCCTGGTCGACTCGCTCACGCGCTTTGCCCGCGCGCAGCGCGAGGTCGGACTCGCGAGCGGTGAGCCGCCGACACGGCGCAGCTTTCCGCCGTCGACATTTGCCGTACTGCCGCGCCTGCTCGAACGCGCGGGGCAGGGCGCGACGGGATCGATCACCGCGCTGTATACGGTGCTCGTCGAAGGCGATGAGGAATCCGATCCGATTGCCGAGGAAGTGCGCTCGATCCTCGACGGCCATATCGTGCTGTCGCGCAAGATCGCGCTCGCGAACCGCTATCCGGCGATCGACGTGCTCGCGAGCCTGTCGCGCGTGATGCCGCTCGTCGCGAGCCGCGCACATCAGCAGTCGGCCGCGCGCGTGCGCGAGCTGATCGCGAAGTATCAGGAAATCGAGCTGCTCGTGCAGATCGGCGAGTATCGCGAGGGCAGCGACCGGCTCGGCGATCTCGCGCTGCGCGCGCGCGATGCGATCGGTGCGTTCTGCGCGCAGGGCTCGCACGAGGACGTGCGCTTCGACGCGCTGCTCGCGAAGCTGACGAAACTCGCGAACGACCATGTCTGA
- the sctL gene encoding type III secretion system stator protein SctL encodes MGLAFLITSDNLQLLSERKVLKEREYAALLDASAVIATARDEAARIVADAQREFDKRQAAGYDEGMRRAQREHAAQTYTQALAAARTMESMKDSMADIVVKAVRAIVGEMATQKLYEAALARIAPLVRDEAFLIVRVAPGRQDEMRDALERAFAGQSNRQRIRIVEDAQLERHACTVETPSGRIDASLDLQIDALRQAIRRDALKGTTR; translated from the coding sequence ATGGGACTGGCTTTTCTGATCACGAGCGACAACCTGCAGCTGCTGTCGGAGCGCAAGGTGCTCAAGGAGCGCGAATACGCGGCGCTGCTCGATGCGTCCGCGGTAATCGCGACCGCGCGCGACGAGGCCGCGCGCATCGTCGCCGACGCGCAGCGCGAATTCGACAAGCGCCAGGCGGCCGGCTACGACGAAGGGATGCGCCGCGCGCAGCGCGAGCATGCGGCGCAGACCTATACGCAGGCGCTGGCCGCCGCGCGCACGATGGAGTCGATGAAGGATTCGATGGCCGACATCGTCGTGAAGGCCGTGCGCGCGATCGTCGGCGAGATGGCCACGCAGAAGCTGTACGAGGCCGCGCTCGCGCGGATCGCGCCGCTCGTGCGCGACGAGGCGTTCCTGATCGTGCGGGTCGCGCCCGGCCGGCAGGACGAGATGCGCGACGCGCTCGAGCGCGCGTTCGCCGGCCAGTCGAACCGGCAACGGATCCGCATCGTCGAGGATGCGCAGCTCGAACGTCACGCTTGCACGGTCGAGACGCCGTCCGGACGCATCGACGCGAGCCTCGACCTGCAGATCGACGCGCTGCGCCAGGCGATCCGCCGCGACGCGCTGAAGGGCACGACGCGATGA